A part of Roseitalea porphyridii genomic DNA contains:
- a CDS encoding HPr family phosphocarrier protein, which produces MSGGDAPVGGSGSDEPARAPVQAVFEITNKRGLHARASSRFVQTAERFAATITVAKDGTRVGGTSIMGLMLLAAGPGSSIEVSATGPDAEEAVAAIGALIADRFGEGE; this is translated from the coding sequence ATGAGCGGCGGCGATGCGCCCGTCGGCGGGTCGGGATCCGACGAGCCGGCACGAGCGCCGGTCCAGGCCGTGTTCGAGATCACGAACAAGCGTGGCCTTCACGCGCGCGCATCGTCGCGTTTCGTGCAGACGGCCGAGCGCTTCGCCGCGACCATCACCGTCGCCAAGGATGGCACGCGCGTCGGCGGCACGTCGATCATGGGCCTGATGCTGCTGGCGGCCGGGCCGGGCAGTTCGATCGAGGTCAGCGCCACCGGGCCGGACGCAGAAGAGGCCGTCGCCGCCATCGGCGCATTGATCGCCGACCGGTTCGGCGAGGGTGAATGA
- a CDS encoding sensor histidine kinase: MPQQGSARRRWRTFSASLRRNAAILAAGVTLCSPVAPAMAQVGAGDLTILGRSLDTFEVVQFALFSGALAAAIGSALWLIRERTRTASQNLALRGKVSALGARINQLETLAASEGQRAVVWSDEPNKPAAVIGTLGARSGAPESRGEFLAFGRWLEPRSAARVEQAISRLRDHAEPFDDMVLTPAGVPIEVSGRTSGGSAIVRFVSLAGQRAEHTRLIAEHARVVETLETLQALMDRSDMPVWLRDENGALAWVNRAYAEAVECGDAEAVVSSRTELFGSQAGKQMANERGQAGAFEGQASTVVRGDRLVFDVLDVEGPYGSAGIGRDRTETEAVRAELNTTIRSHEETLDLLTTAVAMFDADARLRFHNQAFEQLWEVDSGFLASKPDMTLFLDRMRTEGKLPEQPEWRRWKESMLDIFKAVEPREDIWYLPDGRTMRVIASPHPRGGLTWAFENLTERIDLESRYKTLMRVQGETLDNLAEGVAVFETDGTLKLANPAFERFWHVGHLMGEERVHIGQIAEACEAALGEAEPWRRFAGIVTGFEEDRAAESGRAETEERTLSWRVVPLPNGQTMITFVDITATNQIERALRERNEALERTTLLRDRFIRHVSHELRVPLTSIGGFTALLEMEETGTLNARQREYLADIAASTGELNELTRDIIDLASIDAGVMELRLDEVDVSPAMDEAAAQVAPRLDAHGIDLVTRIDPEAGTIIADRARLVQVLVNILTNAADFAPPDSEVTFTCTREEHGVAFSIRDRGPGIAEGALDEVFERFHTDRTGRERGSGLGLAIVKSFVELHDGTVAIRSAPDEGTEVTVTFPDTPARVSVAAE, translated from the coding sequence ATGCCGCAGCAAGGCAGTGCGCGCCGCCGGTGGCGCACCTTCAGTGCATCGTTGAGACGGAACGCGGCGATCCTTGCGGCGGGCGTGACCCTTTGCAGCCCCGTCGCGCCGGCGATGGCCCAGGTCGGAGCGGGCGATCTGACGATCCTCGGCCGCTCGCTCGACACGTTCGAGGTGGTCCAGTTCGCGCTCTTCTCCGGCGCCCTCGCAGCGGCGATCGGCTCGGCGCTGTGGCTGATCCGCGAGCGCACGCGCACGGCCTCGCAGAACCTCGCCCTGCGCGGCAAGGTTTCGGCGCTCGGCGCACGCATCAACCAGCTCGAAACGCTGGCCGCCTCGGAAGGCCAGCGCGCGGTGGTTTGGAGCGACGAGCCCAACAAGCCGGCCGCCGTGATCGGAACCCTTGGCGCACGCTCCGGAGCGCCGGAATCGCGCGGTGAGTTCCTGGCCTTCGGTCGCTGGCTCGAACCGCGGTCCGCCGCCCGTGTCGAACAGGCGATCAGCCGGCTGCGCGATCACGCGGAACCGTTCGACGACATGGTGCTGACGCCGGCCGGCGTGCCGATCGAGGTTTCCGGCCGGACCAGCGGCGGCAGCGCGATCGTGCGCTTCGTCTCGCTCGCCGGACAGCGCGCCGAACACACCCGCCTGATCGCCGAGCACGCCCGTGTCGTCGAGACGCTGGAAACGCTGCAGGCGCTGATGGACCGGTCCGACATGCCCGTCTGGCTGCGCGACGAGAACGGGGCGCTCGCCTGGGTCAACCGGGCCTATGCGGAAGCGGTCGAATGCGGTGACGCCGAGGCGGTGGTCTCCAGCCGGACCGAACTGTTCGGCAGCCAGGCCGGCAAGCAGATGGCCAACGAGCGCGGACAGGCCGGCGCCTTCGAGGGCCAGGCGTCGACGGTCGTGCGCGGCGACCGGCTGGTGTTCGACGTGCTCGATGTGGAGGGACCGTATGGTTCGGCCGGCATCGGACGGGATCGCACCGAGACCGAGGCGGTGCGCGCCGAACTGAACACGACCATTCGCAGCCACGAGGAGACGCTCGACCTGCTGACGACGGCGGTCGCCATGTTCGACGCCGACGCGCGCCTGCGGTTCCACAACCAGGCGTTCGAGCAGCTCTGGGAGGTCGACAGCGGCTTCCTGGCCAGCAAGCCGGACATGACGCTGTTTCTCGACCGCATGCGCACCGAGGGCAAGCTTCCCGAACAGCCCGAATGGCGGCGCTGGAAGGAAAGCATGCTCGACATCTTCAAGGCGGTCGAGCCGCGCGAGGACATCTGGTACCTGCCCGACGGCCGCACCATGCGCGTGATCGCGAGCCCGCATCCGCGCGGCGGGCTGACCTGGGCATTCGAGAACCTGACCGAGCGCATCGACCTTGAAAGCCGCTACAAGACGCTGATGCGGGTGCAGGGCGAGACCCTCGACAATCTCGCCGAGGGGGTCGCCGTGTTCGAGACCGACGGCACGCTCAAGCTCGCCAACCCCGCGTTCGAGCGGTTCTGGCATGTCGGCCATCTGATGGGCGAGGAGCGGGTCCATATCGGCCAGATCGCCGAGGCGTGCGAAGCCGCGCTGGGCGAGGCCGAACCGTGGCGCCGCTTCGCCGGGATCGTGACCGGCTTCGAAGAGGATCGGGCGGCCGAGTCCGGACGGGCCGAGACCGAGGAGCGCACGCTGTCGTGGCGGGTCGTGCCGCTGCCGAACGGCCAGACCATGATCACCTTCGTCGACATTACCGCGACCAACCAGATCGAGCGGGCCCTACGCGAACGCAACGAGGCGCTCGAGCGGACCACATTGCTGCGCGACCGGTTCATCCGCCACGTCTCGCACGAGTTGCGCGTGCCGCTGACCTCGATCGGCGGCTTCACCGCGCTTCTGGAGATGGAGGAGACCGGCACGCTCAATGCCCGCCAGCGCGAATATCTCGCCGACATCGCCGCGTCGACGGGCGAACTGAACGAGTTGACGCGCGACATCATCGATCTGGCCAGCATCGACGCGGGCGTCATGGAATTGCGGCTTGACGAGGTCGACGTTTCGCCGGCCATGGACGAAGCGGCCGCCCAAGTCGCGCCCCGGCTCGACGCGCACGGTATCGACCTGGTCACACGGATCGACCCGGAGGCGGGGACGATCATCGCCGACCGGGCGCGGCTGGTTCAGGTGCTTGTCAACATCCTGACGAACGCGGCGGACTTCGCGCCACCCGACAGCGAGGTCACCTTCACCTGTACGCGCGAGGAGCACGGCGTCGCCTTCAGCATCCGCGATCGCGGCCCGGGCATCGCCGAAGGCGCGCTCGACGAGGTGTTCGAACGCTTCCACACGGACCGCACCGGGCGCGAGCGCGGCTCGGGTCTTGGCCTTGCCATCGTCAAGAGCTTCGTCGAACTGCACGACGGAACCGTGGCAATTCGGTCCGCGCCCGACGAGGGTACCGAGGTCACCGTGACGTTCCCGGATACGCCGGCCCGTGTCAGCGTCGCAGCCGAATAG
- a CDS encoding nucleotidyltransferase family protein: MNETSVATAMVLAAGFGKRLRPITEKVPKPLVEVGGRTMLDRALDAAEAAGIGRAVVNVHYLGDRIIAHCAGRNAPEIAISDERAQILETGGGVVKALPLIGPAPFALLNADTFWVDQGPTTLGTMIARFDPARMDMLLLTARLADTTGHTGGIDFTLDADGRVARATGQHHDGVIYAGAAIIDPAVFAGAVAEPHSLNVYFDRAIAADRLFAHTLEDGHWYTVGTPEGLAAVEAHLAARAV, encoded by the coding sequence ATGAACGAGACATCTGTCGCGACCGCGATGGTGCTGGCCGCCGGCTTCGGCAAGCGGCTGCGTCCGATCACCGAAAAGGTGCCCAAGCCGCTGGTCGAGGTCGGCGGACGCACCATGCTCGACCGTGCGCTCGACGCGGCCGAAGCCGCCGGGATCGGACGCGCGGTCGTCAATGTGCATTATCTCGGCGATCGGATCATCGCCCATTGCGCGGGGCGAAACGCGCCCGAGATCGCCATCAGCGACGAGCGCGCGCAGATCCTCGAAACCGGCGGCGGTGTGGTCAAGGCGCTGCCGCTGATCGGACCAGCGCCGTTCGCCCTGCTGAACGCCGACACATTCTGGGTGGACCAGGGGCCGACGACGCTCGGAACCATGATCGCCAGATTCGATCCGGCGCGCATGGACATGCTGCTGCTGACCGCGCGGCTTGCCGACACGACGGGACACACGGGCGGCATCGACTTCACCCTCGATGCCGACGGCCGCGTCGCCCGTGCGACCGGGCAGCATCACGATGGCGTCATTTACGCGGGCGCGGCGATCATCGATCCGGCGGTCTTCGCGGGCGCGGTCGCCGAACCGCATTCGCTGAACGTCTATTTCGACCGGGCGATCGCCGCCGACAGGCTGTTCGCGCACACGCTCGAGGACGGGCACTGGTACACCGTCGGCACGCCCGAGGGCCTCGCGGCGGTCGAGGCGCATCTGGCCGCACGGGCGGTTTGA
- the tsaE gene encoding tRNA (adenosine(37)-N6)-threonylcarbamoyltransferase complex ATPase subunit type 1 TsaE, which yields MPLVSAPLDEPEMARLAADLAMAARPGDCFALSGDLGAGKTTLARAFIRALAGDDALDVPSPTFTLVQTYATSPPVAHYDLYRIGAPEELDELGLDEALETGIVLIEWPERAGASLPADAIGLTLEEATDEAGADARRVSVEGTEAAIERIGRSLAVRGLLENAGHGRALRAPLAGDASTRRYETVTDGAWRAVLMDCPPMPDGPPIRAGKPYSRIAHLAEDIRPFIAVARTLVQAGFRAPDIFAVDYALGLALMSDLGSEPVVDRARRPIAERYEAAVDLLAALHGRRWSRDLALEDGSVHHIPDFDADVMQIEVDLLIDWFLPRQTGTRASDADLARWQAIWSDLFARVDAGPKTLVLRDFHSPNLLWHARAEGHDRIGLIDFQDALWGHPAYDLMSLAHDARVDVPPVLQRGLVDRYCRTRRAVDPAFDEDAFRAAAAILAAQRAAKILGIFVRLDARDGKPAYLAHLPRMKAYLRSALAHPVLADLRAWLDARGVLEPKPDHT from the coding sequence ATGCCTCTGGTCAGCGCACCGCTCGACGAGCCGGAAATGGCGCGCCTTGCCGCTGATCTGGCGATGGCCGCGCGGCCGGGCGACTGCTTTGCGCTGTCGGGGGATCTGGGCGCCGGCAAGACGACGCTGGCCCGCGCCTTCATCCGCGCGCTGGCGGGCGACGATGCGCTCGACGTGCCGAGCCCGACATTCACGCTCGTGCAGACCTACGCGACGAGCCCGCCCGTCGCGCACTACGATCTGTACCGGATCGGTGCGCCCGAGGAACTGGACGAACTGGGCCTCGACGAGGCGCTGGAGACGGGGATCGTTCTGATCGAATGGCCCGAGCGTGCCGGGGCGTCGCTGCCCGCCGACGCGATCGGGTTGACGCTTGAAGAAGCGACGGACGAGGCGGGCGCCGACGCGCGCCGCGTATCAGTCGAGGGTACCGAGGCGGCAATCGAACGCATTGGGCGCAGCCTTGCCGTGCGCGGCCTGCTCGAAAACGCCGGACATGGCCGGGCCCTGCGGGCGCCGCTTGCCGGCGATGCGTCGACACGGCGCTACGAGACCGTCACCGACGGCGCGTGGCGGGCGGTGCTGATGGATTGCCCGCCCATGCCGGACGGCCCGCCGATCCGCGCGGGAAAGCCCTATTCGCGGATCGCCCATCTGGCCGAGGATATCCGCCCCTTCATCGCCGTGGCCCGGACGCTCGTGCAGGCGGGCTTCCGAGCGCCGGACATTTTCGCCGTCGACTATGCGCTGGGGCTGGCCCTGATGTCGGACCTCGGCAGCGAGCCTGTCGTCGATCGCGCGCGCCGGCCGATCGCCGAGCGCTACGAGGCCGCCGTCGATCTTCTTGCGGCGCTGCACGGGCGCCGCTGGTCGCGCGATCTCGCGCTCGAGGACGGCAGCGTCCACCACATTCCCGACTTCGATGCCGACGTGATGCAGATCGAGGTCGACCTGTTGATCGACTGGTTCCTGCCGCGGCAGACCGGTACAAGGGCGAGCGATGCCGATCTTGCCCGGTGGCAAGCCATCTGGTCCGACCTGTTCGCGCGCGTCGATGCCGGCCCGAAGACGCTGGTGCTCCGCGATTTCCACTCGCCGAACCTTCTGTGGCACGCAAGGGCCGAAGGGCACGACCGGATCGGCCTGATCGACTTCCAGGACGCGCTCTGGGGCCATCCGGCCTACGATCTGATGTCGCTCGCCCATGACGCGCGCGTCGACGTTCCCCCTGTACTGCAACGGGGTCTTGTCGATCGCTACTGTCGCACGCGAAGGGCCGTCGATCCGGCCTTCGACGAGGATGCGTTCCGGGCGGCGGCGGCCATACTCGCAGCCCAGCGCGCCGCCAAGATCCTCGGCATCTTCGTGCGGCTCGACGCGCGCGACGGCAAGCCCGCCTATCTGGCGCACCTGCCGCGCATGAAGGCGTATCTGCGCAGCGCGCTGGCGCACCCGGTGCTCGCCGATCTGCGCGCCTGGCTGGACGCGCGCGGCGTTCTCGAACCCAAGCCCGACCACACATGA
- a CDS encoding HPr kinase/phosphorylase, which yields MSAPETPPHGTAIAIDGHGVLITGAPGAGKTALALSLIGRARAGGYSAGLVADDRVLLTATDDGVTAACPPPIAGKVEIRGWGVVDAPELVSGPVRLALIVRLVPADHALRFAVDHREPVAGRELPALRLPEGPAPTAATAVFAALGLPVWL from the coding sequence ATGAGCGCCCCCGAAACCCCGCCGCACGGGACCGCCATCGCCATTGACGGGCACGGCGTGCTGATCACGGGCGCGCCGGGCGCCGGAAAGACCGCGCTGGCGCTCTCGCTGATCGGCCGGGCGCGCGCCGGGGGATACTCGGCCGGCCTGGTCGCCGACGACCGGGTCCTGCTAACCGCCACCGACGACGGCGTGACCGCCGCCTGCCCGCCGCCGATCGCGGGCAAGGTGGAGATACGCGGATGGGGCGTCGTCGACGCACCCGAACTCGTCTCCGGTCCGGTCCGGCTCGCGCTGATCGTCCGCCTCGTGCCGGCCGACCACGCGCTGCGGTTCGCCGTCGATCACAGGGAACCGGTCGCGGGGCGCGAACTGCCGGCGCTGCGGCTGCCCGAAGGCCCGGCGCCGACCGCCGCGACCGCCGTCTTCGCCGCGCTCGGTCTGCCGGTCTGGCTGTGA
- the ahcY gene encoding adenosylhomocysteinase has product MADKDYVVADMALADFGRKELDIAETEMPGLMALREEYGEQKPLKGARIAGSLHMTIQTAVLIETLKELGADVRWASCNIFSTQDHAAAAIAATGTPVFAVKGETLTEYWSYTDRIFQFEEGGANMILDDGGDATLYILMGARVEEGETDLIDNPSNEEEEALFAQIRKRLEQSPGWFVKQRHMIKGVTEETTTGVNRLYQMMEKGHLPFPAINVNDSVTKSKFDNKYGCKESLVDGIRRATDVMMAGKVAVVCGYGDVGKGSAASLRGAGARVKVTEIDPICALQAAMDGYEVVTLEEAAPNADIVITTTGNKDVITIDHMRSMKDMAIVGNIGHFDNEIQVSALRNLKWTNIKPQVDMITFPDDKRMILLSEGRLLNLGNATGHPSFVMSASFTNQVLAQIELWAHGEKYDNRVYVLPKHLDEKVARLHLEKLGVTLTELSGEQAAYIGVSAQGPYKPEHYRY; this is encoded by the coding sequence ATGGCTGACAAAGACTACGTCGTTGCCGACATGGCGCTGGCCGATTTCGGCCGCAAGGAACTCGATATCGCCGAAACCGAGATGCCGGGCCTTATGGCGCTGCGCGAAGAGTATGGCGAACAGAAGCCGCTGAAGGGCGCGCGCATCGCCGGCTCGCTGCACATGACGATCCAGACCGCCGTTCTGATCGAGACGCTCAAGGAACTGGGCGCGGACGTGCGCTGGGCCTCGTGCAACATCTTCTCGACCCAGGACCATGCCGCCGCCGCGATCGCCGCTACCGGCACTCCGGTGTTCGCCGTGAAAGGCGAGACGCTGACCGAATACTGGTCCTACACCGACCGCATCTTCCAGTTCGAAGAGGGCGGCGCCAACATGATCCTCGACGACGGCGGTGACGCCACGCTCTATATCCTGATGGGTGCGCGCGTCGAGGAGGGCGAGACCGACCTGATCGACAATCCCTCGAACGAGGAAGAGGAGGCGCTGTTCGCGCAGATCAGGAAGCGGCTGGAACAGTCGCCCGGCTGGTTCGTCAAGCAGCGCCACATGATCAAGGGCGTCACCGAGGAGACGACCACCGGCGTCAACCGTCTCTACCAGATGATGGAGAAGGGGCACCTGCCGTTCCCGGCCATCAACGTCAACGATTCGGTCACCAAGTCCAAGTTCGACAACAAGTATGGCTGCAAGGAATCGCTGGTCGACGGCATCCGCCGCGCCACCGACGTGATGATGGCCGGCAAGGTGGCCGTCGTGTGTGGCTATGGCGATGTCGGCAAGGGATCGGCCGCCTCGCTGCGTGGCGCCGGCGCCCGGGTCAAGGTGACCGAGATCGACCCGATCTGCGCGCTGCAGGCGGCCATGGACGGCTACGAGGTCGTGACCCTCGAAGAAGCCGCGCCGAACGCGGACATCGTCATCACCACGACCGGCAACAAGGACGTCATCACCATCGACCACATGCGGTCGATGAAGGACATGGCGATCGTCGGCAACATCGGCCATTTCGACAACGAGATCCAGGTTTCCGCCCTGCGCAACCTGAAGTGGACCAACATCAAGCCGCAGGTCGACATGATCACCTTCCCAGACGACAAGCGGATGATCCTCTTGTCGGAAGGGCGCCTTCTCAACCTGGGCAACGCCACCGGCCATCCGAGCTTCGTCATGAGCGCCTCGTTCACCAACCAGGTGCTCGCCCAGATCGAACTGTGGGCGCATGGCGAAAAGTACGACAACCGGGTCTATGTGCTGCCCAAGCACCTGGACGAAAAGGTTGCCCGGCTGCATCTGGAAAAGCTCGGCGTCACACTGACCGAACTGAGCGGCGAACAGGCCGCCTATATCGGCGTGTCGGCCCAGGGGCCCTACAAGCCCGAGCACTATCGCTACTGA
- the addB gene encoding double-strand break repair protein AddB, with protein sequence MNQAVSRYRQPRVFTVPPGTAFLGAVAEALLAGRLVEGFAWTGDPMALARATIYVPTRRAARELRSVFMDALGASSILLPRIRPLGEFDEDAAFLAAGDGAMLSIPPAIDALERQLALGLLTAHWTEAIAPDLRTRLYGDEPVTTPVSVADAFWMAGDLAALIDQLQTEGVGFAQIEAAAGADVSEWWHVTLTFLQIVKQSWPAYLAEANRIDPADHRNRMLRAEAARLRAAPPDGPVIVAGSTGTIPATAELIATIARLPQGAVVLPGYDTAMDDETRALLEAAGDATPVIGHPQFGMHTLTRTIGIVPSAIDTLGARPPDASEARARWVAAALEPAERTAHWAQIRKALPPAAFEDVSILHAANETDEALAIACALREAILDPDATAALVTPDRQLARRVAGELGRFGIAASDSGGTPFELTPHGTLLALTLSLSAGEADPAALLALLKHPLARLGMAEGDHRAAVADLELLVLRGGTGRIRLASFADFAETALAQWADGRRREPDWFARLDASAFDRVRALAGRIEAAFAPLASPTKAASNRRLPETVRDSVAVLEAIARDEAGRHEALYSDESGRALEALLSRLLASSVDLAFPADQWPDMVRALTATMTIKPTHGGHPRVFIWGTLEARLQSVDLMVLGGLNEGTWPAQTANDAFLTRSMKAEIGLDPPERRIGLAAHDFQMAMGHRRVLLTRAQRAGGAPAVASRWLQRLETLAGAEATGRLREAGRRFAGLAAVISAPLVAPPALRPEPTPPLEARPAALSVTEVELLRRDPYAIYARHVLRLAPLEPLVRDPDFADRGSLIHAVMENATVAGIDWAADDACDRLEALARARFDEEALPPEIDAVWWARMLAAVLNIVAWERARQGGIVQSLAEVRARPTDIGLTGVTLRGMADRIDIRTDGRADIVDYKTGSAPSGTQVEKMFAPQLPLEAALVSRGAFAEAGVRPPGELIYVRLGPRGELVPKIVSGGKNPDAEVLAERSWEKLEGLCAHYGHAANGYASRAALFMEGDLDGDYDHLARAREWLNAADGGGDG encoded by the coding sequence ATGAACCAAGCCGTTTCACGATACCGCCAGCCGAGGGTCTTCACCGTTCCGCCCGGCACCGCCTTTCTCGGCGCGGTGGCCGAAGCACTGCTCGCCGGCCGGCTTGTCGAGGGTTTTGCCTGGACGGGCGATCCGATGGCGCTGGCGCGCGCAACGATCTATGTGCCGACCCGCCGGGCAGCGCGCGAACTGCGGTCGGTCTTCATGGACGCGCTCGGCGCATCCTCGATCCTGCTGCCACGCATCCGGCCGCTGGGCGAATTCGACGAGGACGCCGCGTTCCTGGCCGCCGGCGACGGCGCGATGCTGTCGATCCCGCCGGCGATCGATGCGCTCGAGCGGCAACTGGCGCTCGGCCTTCTGACGGCGCACTGGACCGAGGCGATCGCTCCCGATCTGCGCACCCGGCTCTATGGTGACGAACCGGTCACGACGCCGGTCTCGGTCGCCGATGCCTTCTGGATGGCCGGCGACCTTGCCGCGCTGATCGACCAGCTTCAGACCGAAGGCGTCGGTTTCGCGCAGATCGAGGCGGCCGCCGGCGCCGACGTTTCCGAATGGTGGCACGTCACGCTCACCTTCCTGCAGATCGTCAAGCAAAGCTGGCCGGCCTACCTCGCCGAGGCCAACCGCATCGATCCGGCCGATCACCGCAACCGGATGCTGCGGGCCGAGGCCGCCCGACTGCGTGCGGCGCCGCCCGACGGCCCCGTCATCGTCGCCGGATCGACGGGCACGATCCCGGCCACGGCCGAGCTGATCGCGACGATCGCCAGGCTGCCACAGGGCGCGGTGGTTCTGCCCGGCTACGACACGGCGATGGATGACGAGACCCGCGCCCTGCTCGAGGCGGCGGGCGATGCGACGCCGGTGATCGGCCATCCGCAATTCGGCATGCACACGCTGACACGGACGATCGGCATCGTGCCATCGGCAATCGACACGCTCGGCGCGCGGCCGCCGGACGCGTCCGAGGCCCGCGCGCGCTGGGTTGCGGCGGCGCTCGAGCCGGCCGAACGCACCGCGCACTGGGCGCAGATCCGGAAGGCGCTCCCGCCCGCCGCGTTCGAGGACGTATCGATCCTGCACGCCGCCAACGAAACCGACGAGGCGCTGGCGATCGCCTGCGCGCTGCGCGAAGCGATCCTCGATCCCGACGCGACCGCCGCGCTCGTCACGCCCGACAGGCAACTGGCAAGGCGTGTTGCCGGCGAGCTCGGACGTTTCGGCATCGCGGCCAGCGATTCGGGCGGCACGCCGTTCGAGCTGACCCCGCACGGCACGCTGCTGGCGCTAACCCTGTCACTCAGCGCCGGCGAAGCCGACCCGGCCGCCCTGCTGGCGCTGCTCAAGCATCCGCTGGCCCGGCTCGGCATGGCGGAAGGCGATCATCGCGCGGCCGTCGCCGATCTCGAACTGCTCGTCCTGCGCGGCGGCACCGGCCGCATCCGCCTCGCCTCGTTCGCCGATTTCGCCGAGACCGCTCTGGCGCAGTGGGCCGATGGACGGCGGCGCGAGCCGGACTGGTTCGCAAGACTCGACGCGAGCGCCTTCGACCGGGTGCGGGCGCTCGCCGGACGCATCGAAGCCGCGTTCGCGCCGCTGGCATCGCCGACCAAGGCCGCGTCAAACCGTCGCCTCCCCGAGACGGTCCGCGACAGTGTCGCCGTGCTCGAGGCGATCGCCCGCGACGAGGCGGGACGGCACGAAGCGCTCTATTCGGACGAGAGCGGCCGGGCGCTCGAGGCCCTGCTGTCGCGGCTTCTGGCAAGTTCGGTGGACCTCGCCTTTCCGGCCGACCAGTGGCCCGACATGGTGCGTGCGCTGACCGCGACGATGACGATCAAGCCGACCCATGGCGGCCATCCGCGCGTCTTCATCTGGGGCACGCTGGAGGCCCGACTACAAAGCGTCGACCTCATGGTACTGGGCGGACTGAACGAGGGCACATGGCCGGCGCAGACCGCAAACGACGCGTTCCTGACCCGTTCGATGAAGGCCGAGATCGGGCTGGACCCGCCCGAGCGCCGGATTGGGCTGGCCGCCCACGATTTCCAGATGGCGATGGGTCATCGGCGCGTGCTTCTGACACGGGCGCAGCGCGCCGGCGGCGCGCCGGCGGTCGCCTCGCGCTGGCTGCAGCGGCTCGAAACGCTGGCCGGAGCCGAAGCGACCGGACGGTTGCGCGAAGCCGGCCGGCGTTTCGCCGGGCTCGCAGCGGTCATTTCCGCGCCGCTTGTCGCCCCGCCTGCCCTTCGGCCCGAGCCGACGCCGCCGCTCGAGGCGCGCCCGGCCGCCCTGTCGGTCACCGAGGTCGAGCTGCTGCGCCGCGATCCCTACGCGATCTACGCCCGACACGTGCTGCGGCTTGCGCCGCTCGAGCCGCTGGTCCGCGATCCGGACTTCGCCGATCGGGGTTCGCTGATCCATGCCGTCATGGAGAACGCGACGGTTGCCGGCATCGACTGGGCGGCCGACGATGCATGCGACCGTCTCGAAGCGCTGGCCCGCGCCCGTTTCGACGAAGAGGCGCTGCCGCCCGAGATCGACGCGGTCTGGTGGGCGCGGATGCTGGCGGCGGTGCTGAACATCGTCGCCTGGGAGCGCGCGCGGCAGGGCGGCATCGTCCAGTCGCTGGCCGAAGTCCGGGCAAGGCCCACCGACATCGGCCTCACCGGGGTCACGCTGCGCGGCATGGCCGACCGGATCGACATACGTACGGACGGCCGGGCCGACATCGTCGACTACAAGACGGGAAGCGCGCCGTCCGGCACGCAGGTCGAAAAAATGTTCGCGCCGCAATTGCCGCTCGAAGCCGCGCTCGTTTCGCGGGGCGCCTTCGCCGAGGCCGGCGTCCGGCCACCGGGCGAACTCATCTACGTCCGGCTCGGTCCGCGCGGCGAACTCGTGCCGAAGATCGTTTCGGGCGGGAAAAACCCGGATGCGGAAGTGCTGGCAGAGCGCTCCTGGGAGAAGCTGGAGGGCCTTTGCGCCCATTACGGCCATGCGGCCAACGGCTATGCCAGCCGCGCCGCGCTGTTCATGGAGGGCGATCTGGACGGCGATTACGACCATCTCGCCCGGGCGCGCGAATGGCTCAACGCGGCCGACGGGGGCGGCGATGGCTAA
- a CDS encoding PTS sugar transporter subunit IIA, whose translation MIGVVLVTHGALAEAFLRAVEHVVGPQASFETVCIEAEDDMEQRRQDIIAAVGEVDTGNGVIVVTDMFGGTPSNLAISVMAAGKIEVIAGANLPMLIKLARARETDDMDRTLEQARDAGRKYINVASQVLAGK comes from the coding sequence ATGATTGGTGTCGTGCTGGTCACGCATGGCGCGCTGGCCGAGGCGTTCCTGCGGGCGGTCGAGCATGTGGTCGGCCCGCAGGCATCCTTCGAGACGGTCTGCATCGAGGCCGAGGACGACATGGAGCAGCGCCGCCAGGACATCATCGCCGCCGTCGGCGAGGTGGACACCGGCAATGGCGTGATCGTGGTCACCGACATGTTCGGCGGCACGCCGTCCAATCTGGCGATCTCGGTCATGGCGGCCGGGAAGATCGAGGTGATCGCCGGCGCCAACCTGCCCATGCTGATCAAGCTGGCCCGCGCCCGCGAAACCGACGACATGGACCGAACGCTCGAACAGGCGCGCGACGCCGGCCGCAAATACATCAACGTGGCAAGCCAGGTGCTGGCGGGCAAATGA